The nucleotide window TTTTTTGGCACCAACTGTAGGAACGGCATTTTCTGGAGCTGTAGTTTGAATTGCTTTTTTTGCATCATAAACTTCTTTGTAAGTAGTAACTTCGGCTTCTTGCCAAGACCAACGAATACCCGCCAAAACTTTAATTTGTTCAGTAACCGAAATCAAATCCTGGAAATAAACCCCAAAACGGTTGGTTTCTGTTTTTGCTATTTGAGTATTTCTTGAATTTGGCTCATCATTTCTTTGTTTTGAAGGATCAAAAGTGTAAAGATTAATTGTGTCATAATTTGCAGGAGTAAACACATAAGTATATGCTGTCGCAAATGAATTTTCCCAATCTGCTCCTGTAAATATTTGGTGTTTTACACTTCCAGTGTTAAAAGTTCCCTGTAGGCTTAATTGGTCGCCCAAAATTTGTTCCAGGTTTTTATTTTCTACTAATGGTCTTGTCCAGTCACCATTAGGAAGTACCGTTGCTAATTGAGCGGTTGATTTTGAAGCCCTGTCATAAGTCTGAAAAGAGCTGTTGAAATTCAGTTTCCAGTTTTTGTTAAAATCATGGTTTACCAAAGCTGAAGCACTTGCTGATTTTGTGTTTCCATTTGACCAAAGCGCACCATAGAAATTGTTGCGAGGTACATCTACAATTGTGGATGAAGTTGTTGTTGTAATAGCTCCTGTTCCAAAATCCGGAGTCCAATCGGCATCCAGGTAATCTCCTTGTACCGTAATTTGGGTTTTATCGCTTATGTTAAAAAGAACCGAAGGGTTAAAGTAGATACGCTCATTTTTTACAACATCTCTGAAACTTTCAGAGTTTTCATAAGAACCATTGATTCTGTAAGCAATAGATTTATTTAACGGGCCATAAAAATCAAATGAAGGTTTATAGAAAGCATAGCTTCCCATTTGCATCGAAATTTCTCCTCCACTTTTGAAAGAAGGAGTTTTGGTAACCAAATTCAAAATTCCGCCCGGGGCCACGTTTCCGTATAGTAATGCCGCTCCACCTTTTAAGAATTCTACTTTCTCTAAACCGGCAACATCTGGAATGGAACCTGCATTATAGCGGAAACCATTTTTGAACATGTTGTTGGCAGACATATCATATCCTCTTGAGTAAAAAGATTCCTGAGCTCCACCACGAGCTGAACTTACGTAAACACCATTTGCATTTTTTACGACTTCGCTTAAGCGAATGGCTTGTTGTTGTTCTATAACTTCACCATCAATTATCTGAACACTTTGCGGAGTATCCATCGGTTTTAGTCCAGAACGTAAAGCCGATACAGGTTTTTGATGTTTATTCCCGTTTACGATTACTTCTTTTAGTTCTTGTCCTTTTCTTTTTTTGACAGTATCGTTTGTTGATTTTATAGTGTCTGATGAAAAATAATATAGATTATCGGCTTTTGAGTCGTTTGAGTTACTTGCAATATCTTGTGCTTGGGTATTAAGGCAGAATGCAACAAAAATTAGGGGGAATAAAATATATTTCATATCGTTTATTTGGAATAATTAAAAATAACGATGCAAATATAAGTTCAAACTATGGAATGACAAAGTTTATTTAGAATAAATATTAATAATATTTTTGTAAATATTTAACTAATTGTATTTCAGTATTTTGATTTTGTGTAAAAGCTGTTTATTGAAGCTGACAACTCTTTTTAGAGATGTTTTGGTTTGTATTAATGACTTTTAACCTAAGTTCAATTATTAATTTTTGGAGCAGAAAGATTAGGCTTTTTCAGTAATCATTGGTCCCGCTCGTTTCGTTGCAATCTTTTCTTTTTTAAAGAAAAAAGAAAAGGATTTCCACTGCAAACGAAAGTTCACTGAACTCCTATGAAAATAAAAAAATAGTGAAGTAATCGGGGCTAAAGAGAGGGATTGTGCGTTCTAAATAATCATTCCAAAGAGGGAAACAGAAAGAATCGAACTTAATCTCTAACACTTTTTTTCTTCAATTTGTAGTTTTTGGATTTTACTATTTTTCCGCTATCAGTAATCATTAGACAACTATAATCAGGAAATTGGTTGAGTAATTCAAGTCCTGCTTTTTGTCCTAAAACCATTAAAGAAGTACTGAGTCCGTTGGCAGTTTCGGCATTTGGACCAAAAACAGTAACGCTGCACAATCCCGTTGCAGGATAACCTGTTGCCGGATTGATGATGTGCGAATAGCGTTTGCCATCAAAAACAACAAATTTTTCGTAGCTCCCAGAAGTTGTGACCGCACCTTTTTCTAATGGAACCGTGGTTAAAAGTTTTTGGGGATGAAAAGGATTTGTAATGCCAATTTTCCAAGGCTTTCCGTTGGGTTGTTTTCCCCAGGTACTCATATCGCCTGAGCCGTTTACAATTCCGGCATTGATTCCCTTGGCGAGCATCATTTCTCTGCATTTGTCCGTTGCGTAACCTTCACCCAAAGCGCCAAAACCAATTTTCATTCCTTTTAGTTTTAAGAAAATGGTCGAGTTTAAGC belongs to Flavobacterium gilvum and includes:
- a CDS encoding TonB-dependent siderophore receptor; its protein translation is MKYILFPLIFVAFCLNTQAQDIASNSNDSKADNLYYFSSDTIKSTNDTVKKRKGQELKEVIVNGNKHQKPVSALRSGLKPMDTPQSVQIIDGEVIEQQQAIRLSEVVKNANGVYVSSARGGAQESFYSRGYDMSANNMFKNGFRYNAGSIPDVAGLEKVEFLKGGAALLYGNVAPGGILNLVTKTPSFKSGGEISMQMGSYAFYKPSFDFYGPLNKSIAYRINGSYENSESFRDVVKNERIYFNPSVLFNISDKTQITVQGDYLDADWTPDFGTGAITTTTSSTIVDVPRNNFYGALWSNGNTKSASASALVNHDFNKNWKLNFNSSFQTYDRASKSTAQLATVLPNGDWTRPLVENKNLEQILGDQLSLQGTFNTGSVKHQIFTGADWENSFATAYTYVFTPANYDTINLYTFDPSKQRNDEPNSRNTQIAKTETNRFGVYFQDLISVTEQIKVLAGIRWSWQEAEVTTYKEVYDAKKAIQTTAPENAVPTVGAKKLDNAFSPKIGLVYQPTKDMSIFGSYSSSFTPNTGTTPDLKPIAPSIIDQYEAGIKKDFWKGLLTTNVTVYQITNSNLAQMAEFKADGSLNSDTNIKTLNGGTKSKGIEVDVTSRPIEGLSIIAGYSYNDMRYTHTSGLNGSNIEGDRLVRTPQHTANLSFFYNVSSGLLKGASFGAIGNYIGDRLGGWNDQYDNTKPDGIWHREIPIDGYTTIDVSAGYTWKKISILCKLSNITNELNYTVHENYSVNPIAPRQVMTSIKYQF
- a CDS encoding FAD:protein FMN transferase, producing MKPKYRFFPLLILIICGFSGNSQVLRKRTTLLMGGRFDITIVAQDSLTAEKNINEVIAEITRIEYLISDWKPNTQIYEVNRNAGIQPVKVDKEVFELTKRALHFSEITKGGFDISFAAMDRIWKFDGSMTEMPSAEAIKKSVEKVGYKNIVLDSLNSTIFLKLKGMKIGFGALGEGYATDKCREMMLAKGINAGIVNGSGDMSTWGKQPNGKPWKIGITNPFHPQKLLTTVPLEKGAVTTSGSYEKFVVFDGKRYSHIINPATGYPATGLCSVTVFGPNAETANGLSTSLMVLGQKAGLELLNQFPDYSCLMITDSGKIVKSKNYKLKKKSVRD